AGCACGACAAGTGCCAAAACCCATCCTACAGGGAAAGACGATTTAGCCGCATCAGGCTGAGAAGAAGCGCTACGCTCAACAGGTGGCGCAGAAGCAGCAGGCGTGCTGGCTGAAGATGACTGCGGAGCTTCAACTGCCGCCGGAGTAGGCACTACCGCATTAACCGTTGCTGGTTGCGAAGCAAGTGCCGCATCTGTACCAGAGCGCGCCGTAGATTCGCCACCACTCGTCGTACTGTACACCGCAGCATCACCGCCAGAAGTCGTCGTCACCGTTGTAGCAGCTCCACCATCACCAGAACCCGCTGCGCCGTACGGTGATCCGCCAGCAGCTACACCACTAGCACTTACCGCACCACCAGCCTCTGGAATAAAAGCATTCCCCTGCCCCTCAACCCGTTGAGTACCGGTGGAAGTCTGTTCCGAAAAAACAGGAACGACCCCACCCTTCCGCAAAGCATCCGCCGGATTCGGTGGAAATTCAATCGCAGCATCGCCCGGAGTAGGAGGCGCAGAAACACTTCCACCATCACTCCCAGCAGAAGCAGAAGGGATCGCCGGAGTCGGAGGAACTTCAATAGTAACTTGCTCCTGCTGAGCAGCAACCACGGGAATAAAACACAAACCAAGCGAAACCGCGACACCAAGCGAACACAAAACTTTACGCATACCCTGACACCTCTTTAGTTAGTCGTCCACATTGTACTCAATATAACAAACATTTGTCTACCATTGCAGCTCGCATTATAGACCAATGCCATCTAAGCGCCATACCATTAGCCCAATCCCAGCAAGAAATCTCAGCGATTCTTCCTCGCTGAAGCTCGCCCGAGACGCAATTCTCTTTCATAGCAAACTCTCGTCTATTTCAATGAAGTCTATGCCAGCATCACCGGCTTCGATGATTTGCCTGACGTTGTCGACAGGCAAATCAACCACGTCTGCAATTGTCTCAAGCGGTGAATTACGACCTACGAGCTTGCGGATGGTTTGGAATATAGCAAGGCGTCGGCCAAGGAGCATACCCTCATGCCTACCCTCCTCACGACCAATGCCGATTCCTTCCTCACGACCTTCCTGCAACCCCTCGTCCCTCGCTGTATCCACCACGTTCTTGATATCGCGGTAATACTTTAAGCTATCCTCATACGACTGCCGCTCGGCAGGGTTCATCCGTGCGATTTGCGCCTTTTCAAAGATGCTTTCGTAGATACGTGAACGTAGGCGCGGTGGAATTTCGTCAAGTTCATGCAGATAGCGAAATAGAAAGAACCACTTTTCTTGGTCGCTTTCAAGCTCGTTCTCTGTTTTAGTAAAGTTCGGCAATGTAAGGTAGATAAACGTCAGTTTATCGTAGAAAATTTCGTTATTTTGATTCTTGAGTTTGACGGTGTGCACCACTTCGCCATTGCCATCGTCTTCGTCAAATAGAAAGTCGAGGATGCCAATGGTATACACAGCAGCGAGTTTAAAGTTCCATTCTCCCCGCTCGGCTTGTTGTTGGATAGGGAAAGTGGCATAGAACACACTGCGGTCTTTGAAGTAATTTTGCTTGGCTTTCTGCAACTCGACAATAAAATACTCTCCGCTTTGGCTCGTGCAATGCAAGTCAAAAATTGCACGGCGGTCTACCGTACTCACACCAAGCTGTTCGTTTTTCGCAAACTGAAGCGTTTCGATCTTGTGCCGCTCTGGCAATAAGGTATTCAGAAACGCAATCAAGTGCTCTTTATTCGCCTCTTCTCCAAAGATCTTCTTGAAGCCAAAGTCAGTAAAGAGGTTGATGTATTTTTCCTTCATAGATTTACCTGCATTTTTATCGTTTATCCATAATGATAGCGGCAGGAGACAACGGCAATAACCCCTTCCCGAACCTCATACACCAAGCGATGCTCGTCAGTAATGCGCCTTGACCAGCACCCCGATAACTCATATCGCAACGGCTCAGGTTTGCCGACACCCTCAAACGGACTCCTTCTGATATCGGAGATAAGCCCATTGATCCGTTTCAGTATTTTGCGATCCGTTGCTTGCCAATAAAGATACTCCTCCCAACTCTCATCAGTCCAAAGCAGATTCATTCACTACATCCCGCTCAAAACCCTTGCCACAACGAACCTTTTCCAAGGAAACCAAAAGGCGCTCTCGATTTTTTGTACCAGAAAGAAGGTATTGCGTCTCCTTCATAGAGCGATACTCATCAAAAGGGATTATCACAACATTTTCCTTCCCTTTGCGATGAATAATAACCTCATCGTGATCGCAGTACACCGCATCAAAAATGCTCTTTAAATTATTCCGCGCCTCCGTAAAGCTTACCACCTGCATAACAGCACCTCTTCGTACAGAATCATGGGAAGATTATAGCCATTATTCTGTACATATCAAGCTAAAGAGAACCAAAATACTCTTATCATATAAATGAAACGCAGCAAAAAACAGCTTTTAGCCAAAACAATAACGTGAGCCTCAAGCTCACCGACTTTGCAACACGGAATTACCAACTACGCCGAAATCCAGATTCTCGTCCATCGCACATCTGCTATTGGATGATTCTCGCCATCACAATCGAGAGTTAAGACTCTCATACACTTTATGATTCTCTCTTCTTCCAATACTTACCACGTACACAACAAGCCGATCATCAATCACTTTATAAACCAAACGGTAACCTATCGTTTTAAGCTTGATTTTATAGACATTTTCAAATCCGCTGAGCTTATCTTTGGGC
This genomic interval from Chrysiogenes arsenatis DSM 11915 contains the following:
- a CDS encoding type II toxin-antitoxin system prevent-host-death family antitoxin, with amino-acid sequence MQVVSFTEARNNLKSIFDAVYCDHDEVIIHRKGKENVVIIPFDEYRSMKETQYLLSGTKNRERLLVSLEKVRCGKGFERDVVNESALD
- a CDS encoding Rpn family recombination-promoting nuclease/putative transposase, with product MKEKYINLFTDFGFKKIFGEEANKEHLIAFLNTLLPERHKIETLQFAKNEQLGVSTVDRRAIFDLHCTSQSGEYFIVELQKAKQNYFKDRSVFYATFPIQQQAERGEWNFKLAAVYTIGILDFLFDEDDGNGEVVHTVKLKNQNNEIFYDKLTFIYLTLPNFTKTENELESDQEKWFFLFRYLHELDEIPPRLRSRIYESIFEKAQIARMNPAERQSYEDSLKYYRDIKNVVDTARDEGLQEGREEGIGIGREEGRHEGMLLGRRLAIFQTIRKLVGRNSPLETIADVVDLPVDNVRQIIEAGDAGIDFIEIDESLL
- a CDS encoding Txe/YoeB family addiction module toxin, translating into MNLLWTDESWEEYLYWQATDRKILKRINGLISDIRRSPFEGVGKPEPLRYELSGCWSRRITDEHRLVYEVREGVIAVVSCRYHYG